The nucleotide window TTGACGCCCCAGCGCGCCACTTCTTTTAAGACTGGACCAATGGTCTCGCCTTTTGGCGTGAGGGTGTATGCCATGCGCGAACGGTGGTTACCGTAGGGCGCTTTTGACACCAGACCAGCTTTTTCCAGTCTTTGCAGGCGATCGGTGAGGATATTTGTGGCGATTTTTTCGGGACTATCGAGAAACTGCTCAAAGCGACTCTTTTTAAAGACAAATAAGTCTCTAAGGACCAGGAGAGTCCATTTGTCTCCAATAATGTCCAGCGTGCAGGCTATGGGGCAATTTGACCGTCTATCCATAGTC belongs to Candidatus Obscuribacter sp. and includes:
- a CDS encoding helix-turn-helix transcriptional regulator, with amino-acid sequence MDRRSNCPIACTLDIIGDKWTLLVLRDLFVFKKSRFEQFLDSPEKIATNILTDRLQRLEKAGLVSKAPYGNHRSRMAYTLTPKGETIGPVLKEVARWGVKNVEGTLTPPPELVQGLVNKEKPD